The region GTACATGATAGAACATAATATTCGTTCTGCTACCCTGGTTGGATTATTAACTGGTTCCGGTATCGGATTTATCTTCAGTTTGTATTACAAAAGCCTCCAATACCAGGCGGCTGCCTTAGTCGTTATAAGTATTGTCGTGATCGTTCTACTGATTGAAACCCTGTCCAATTATCTCAGGAGGGTAATCCTATGATAACAGATCAGAAAGCCCCTAAAATTGTGGTTCATAAAAGGTCTCTCCCTCAGACTTATCTTGGTTTAACTCTCTTAGTGTTAGTGCTGGTCACCATCTATGGTTTTGTGAAGATAGATACTCAAGATGTTCCTATGGGTGAGGCTACGATCAAAACAATCCAATACTTTTGGACTATGTTTACCAGTCCAAGGGGGGTAGCCTCCCATTTTGGAGTCAAAGAAAGCAGTACTGTCCTTATACTATTGGCAGGGCTAAAACAGGTAGGTATAACCTTAGCTCTCGCTTTTCTAACAACTCTCATTGGGGGAGTGGTATCTTTATTTCTCGGTTTACTGGCCGCACAAAATCTATCAACTCCTTTTATCAGTAATGTTGTGAAAACCATAGTGGCCTTAATGCGATCGGTTCCTACAGTTCTCTGGGTGTTGATATTTGCCATAGGAGCCGGTTTGGGATCGGTTGCTGCTGTAATCGGAATGAGCTTTCATACGGTTGGGTATTTGCTTAAAGCTTATTCGGAATCTTTTGAAGAACTGGATGAAGGGGTCATTGAAGCCTTAAAAGCTTCAGGGGCAACCTGGTTCCAAATCGTGTTTCAAGCTGTCTTTCCTACGGCTATATCCTATATTTTATCCTGGACTTTCATTCGCTTTGAGATCAACTTTGCTGTGGCTGTTGCTATGGGGGCTGCTGCAGGAGCTGGTGGTATCGGATACAATTTGTTCATGTCATCAGGCTATTTTTATGATATTCGGGAGATCGGTTTTATCACCTATCTTATCCTCGTCGTTGCTTTTATTATGGAATACTTTGCCACAGGTCTAAAGGAACGTTATCATCTTCAGAACTAAAACATAACTTTGGTCTAAGCAATTCAATGGAATGCTTAGACCAAAGGAGTGGTTTGCTTAGACCAAATGGCTACTTTGCTTAGACCAAAGTATCGATTTGCTTACAATCATTTGTTAGTGTATAAACTTTAGTCTCACTAAAAAATAGGTAAGAAATTGTCCGTATCTCGTTGACTTAATGAACAATACGTTTTAAACCGTCCCTATGAGAGTATTTGAAAAATCCAAAAAACTAGACGAAGTCTGTTACGATATTAGAGGTCCCGTTCTTCAAGCAGCGAAAAGATTAGAAGAGGAAGGGTATCGTGTTTTAAAGCTTAACACAGGTAATCCTGCCCCCTTTGGTTTTGATGCTCCTGAAGAGTTAATTCATGATGTAATAAGGAACTTACCAGAAGCCCAAGGGTACTGCGATTCCAAGGGCTTGTTTTCGGCCCGCAAAGCGATCATGCAGGATTGCCAGAAGAAAGGCCTTCTGGATGTAGGTATTGAAGACATCTACATTGGTAATGGGGTCAGTGAATTGATCACCATGTCTATGCAGGGATTGCTGAATAATGGAGATGAACTTCTGGTTCCTTCTCCAGACTATCCTTTATGGACAGCGGCTGCCACTCTATCAGGGGGAAAAGTAGTTCACTACATCTGTGATGAACAGGCAGAGTGGATGCCTGATCCAGATGATATCCGTAAAAAAGTGACGGATCGAACTGTAGGTATTGTCTTAATCAATCCTAACAACCCTACAGGGGCTGTGTATTCTAAGGAACTTCTGGAAGAAATTCTGGAGATTGCCAGAGAGCATAGCCTGATTGTATTCAGTGATGAGATCTACGAAAAGATCGTCTTTGATGATGTGAAACATACTTCGATAGCTACTCTATGTGATGATGTTCCTATTGTCACCTTTAATGGTTTGTCTAAAGCATATAGAGCGGCTGGATTCCGTTCAGGATGGATGTACCTTACAGGTCCCCGTTATATGACTGGTGGTTATCGAGAAGGTTTGGATATTCTGTCCAATATGCGTCTATGTTCTAATGTTCCCACCCAGTTTGCAATACAAACTTCTCTTGGGGGTTATCAAAGTATTAATGACCTGGTGAATCCAGGGGGACGGTTAAAGGAACAAAGAGACCTGGGCTGGAAGATGTTGAATGATATTCCTGGTGTGTCCTGTGTTAAGCCTAAGGGAGCTCTTTACTTCTTTCCTAAGCTTGATGATAGATTCAACATTAAGGATGATATGCAGTTTGCCTTAGATTTTCTCCTGGAGAAGAAAATCCTTATTGTACAGGGAACAGGTTTTAACTGGAAGTCACCGGATCACTTCCGTGTGGTCTTCCTTCCCGGTCAAACTGACTTGACCACGGCTATAGGGCGCTTAGGGGAGTTTTTGGAGCATTATCGACAGTAAAGGATTAAAGATTGTGAGTGTTTTTGCCAAAAATGAAGGGGAGAGGTTATGACTTGAAGTACTGTTATTCATTGGTTTTAATGCTTGCCATTACTAATCTTTTAGCTGCTGTCGATATATACCAGGATGGTATTCCTTCCCAATTCGGCCGGGCAGATGATAGAAGTATGACACTAACAAGGACTATGGATAGTTTCCAGCGTTCCGAGTCCCTTAAAGCCCCCGGGATGGGGATTCAGACGGCAGTAGTTCTTGATCAGCAGGTAGGGGATTTTCTAATGGCATCCCTTGATAAGGGGCCTATGGAAGGAGAGGGATTTCGAATCTATCATCAGGAAGGTCTAATTGGGATTAATGATGAGCGTTATAGCCTTCATATCCTCTTTAGTTTGTCCAAAGCTGACGAGGATATTCAGAACGTTGTAACTAACTTCTATGAGGATGATCCCTACTGGAAGGGGGCTGTTCTCGAACGATATCGTACTAATTACGTTATCAAAATATGGGAGGGGGACGGAGCCATCGGCCATGATAGGGGGGACCTTCGCTTTTCAGAGGCTATGATATTGGCGACCTTGCTGGGTGACAACAGTCAATGGCTCTGGGGAATCCACGATGGAGAAGCATATCTCTATGCTCTTTTGACCCAGTGGTATAAGTACAATGAGAATACTCCTGCAACAAGAGGGATGAGCTTACCTTATCCTAATGATGGTACAGCCATTCCGGGGTTCCTGGATCCTAACAATGTATTTATCCCCTTAGAAGAGAAACTTCCTTAAACAAAATAAAAATTCTTAATGTCTATTTAATACTTCTTCTGTTAAAGTATTTCTATGATACAAGTGCTAGCTGTTGATGATGATGAAGTAAGTCTTGCGCTCATACGCAAGGCGATGGAAACCAAAGGCTATAATGTTGATACTTATTTACAGGGGCGACATGCTATCAATGCCTTGGAACATACCAATTATGATGTAATTATATCTGATCTGATGATGCCCGATATGGATGGAGAGCTGTTCCTTCAGGAAGCCCGCAAATACTCTCCTACCACTCCTTTTATCTTCCTTACTGCCAAGAAATCTACTAAAACAGCGGTAAAAGTTTTAAAAATGGGGGCGGATGATTATTTGGAGAAACCCCTTAAGGGGGCTGAGCTCCTGGAAGATGTCGACCGCATTCTAAAAAGAAAAATGGAAGAGAACTTTATCCGTAAGAATCATGAGGAATACATCATGGATCAATACGATAAGTTAGGGCTCTTCTCCTGGAAGGATTTATACCGTTCCAAGGATGTGACCCAAACCAATCGTATTATGGGTATTCTATCCCGTAATATGGGACAAGGGGGGGGATTCTATTGGTTGGATATGCTCAAAGAGGAAATCAACAACCAGGATCAAAGTTTTGATGAATTGATCGTTAGTAAGAAGGTCCTAGAATTGGTTGTAGAATCAGCTGATTATATGAAGAAGATCATTAATGATTTAGATGCCATATCACGCTTGGCCCATGAAGATATTCAGGTAAAATCTTATCCTTTGGACGAGGTGACCAAGGGAATAGAACAATATTTTAAGGATGAGTTATTTCCCATATTAGCAGAACATCAGCGTTCTATTAGTTTGAATCCCCTTAAACTCGGTCAAAGTCATACTTTAGCTGTGAATCGGGAGTCATTAGCTACTATATTCAAAGAACTTTTATGTAATGCCATAAAGTACTCCCCTGAAGATGGTAAGATTCTGTTCCTGTCTAATATTCGGCATGAGGGAAGTGAATCCTATGTGGAGTATAGCTTCTGGAATCCTCCCAAGAACACTGTTACTAGAGATGATAATGGACAAGCTATCTATGGGATTCCCTATGAGTATAGTGAGGCTGTGTTTGAGTTGTTTTATACCTTTGAGAGTTTTCCTGTCAAAATTCCTGAGGAAGAGTGGTCTCAAGGGGCTGGTTTATTTGTGGTGAAACAAATGGTACAAAAGATGGGAGGGGATGTGAGAGCTCGTAATATGATTATGCACCTACCGGAAGGTAAAGTGCCTTATGTCAGGGTTACTTTGCTGTTTCCCCTGTCCTGAAGAAGGCTCCTTATGGAGCCTTCTTATTGGCCAAAGATTTAAAATAATCCCCTAGTGTAATTTGTCCGGTAGGAGGGGCTACCATATCCACAGTCATGACTGTTAAGAAGAATTCTATAGGTCCATATGTCTTCATAGAAGTGAATAAATGAAGTACTTTTATGATGAACTTGGCCATTCCAACAGGCATGTAACTGATGCGGGTTTTTTTGCCTAAGGCATCAAAGGCCAGTTTTGCTATCTCATTCTGGCTTAAGACTTGAGGCCCGCCAATATCCAGGTCTGTGTCACTAGATTCTATTTGGGACAGGACATATTCTCCTAA is a window of Spirochaeta cellobiosiphila DSM 17781 DNA encoding:
- a CDS encoding pyridoxal phosphate-dependent aminotransferase, with product MRVFEKSKKLDEVCYDIRGPVLQAAKRLEEEGYRVLKLNTGNPAPFGFDAPEELIHDVIRNLPEAQGYCDSKGLFSARKAIMQDCQKKGLLDVGIEDIYIGNGVSELITMSMQGLLNNGDELLVPSPDYPLWTAAATLSGGKVVHYICDEQAEWMPDPDDIRKKVTDRTVGIVLINPNNPTGAVYSKELLEEILEIAREHSLIVFSDEIYEKIVFDDVKHTSIATLCDDVPIVTFNGLSKAYRAAGFRSGWMYLTGPRYMTGGYREGLDILSNMRLCSNVPTQFAIQTSLGGYQSINDLVNPGGRLKEQRDLGWKMLNDIPGVSCVKPKGALYFFPKLDDRFNIKDDMQFALDFLLEKKILIVQGTGFNWKSPDHFRVVFLPGQTDLTTAIGRLGEFLEHYRQ
- a CDS encoding PhnE/PtxC family ABC transporter permease, translating into MITDQKAPKIVVHKRSLPQTYLGLTLLVLVLVTIYGFVKIDTQDVPMGEATIKTIQYFWTMFTSPRGVASHFGVKESSTVLILLAGLKQVGITLALAFLTTLIGGVVSLFLGLLAAQNLSTPFISNVVKTIVALMRSVPTVLWVLIFAIGAGLGSVAAVIGMSFHTVGYLLKAYSESFEELDEGVIEALKASGATWFQIVFQAVFPTAISYILSWTFIRFEINFAVAVAMGAAAGAGGIGYNLFMSSGYFYDIREIGFITYLILVVAFIMEYFATGLKERYHLQN
- a CDS encoding hybrid sensor histidine kinase/response regulator, with the protein product MIQVLAVDDDEVSLALIRKAMETKGYNVDTYLQGRHAINALEHTNYDVIISDLMMPDMDGELFLQEARKYSPTTPFIFLTAKKSTKTAVKVLKMGADDYLEKPLKGAELLEDVDRILKRKMEENFIRKNHEEYIMDQYDKLGLFSWKDLYRSKDVTQTNRIMGILSRNMGQGGGFYWLDMLKEEINNQDQSFDELIVSKKVLELVVESADYMKKIINDLDAISRLAHEDIQVKSYPLDEVTKGIEQYFKDELFPILAEHQRSISLNPLKLGQSHTLAVNRESLATIFKELLCNAIKYSPEDGKILFLSNIRHEGSESYVEYSFWNPPKNTVTRDDNGQAIYGIPYEYSEAVFELFYTFESFPVKIPEEEWSQGAGLFVVKQMVQKMGGDVRARNMIMHLPEGKVPYVRVTLLFPLS